A single genomic interval of Thermovibrio guaymasensis harbors:
- the porD gene encoding pyruvate synthase subunit PorD yields MNGKSWREMPIGAVIPEPGSSEKYNTGEWRAWRPVFEAEKCVNCMICWVFCPDSCILVKEEKMVGVDYDHCKGCGICAHECPTNALKMKPEYLFREED; encoded by the coding sequence ATGAACGGGAAGAGCTGGAGAGAAATGCCAATAGGTGCAGTAATACCAGAACCTGGTTCAAGTGAGAAGTACAATACTGGAGAGTGGAGGGCCTGGAGGCCTGTATTTGAGGCTGAAAAGTGCGTTAACTGTATGATCTGCTGGGTGTTCTGTCCCGATTCGTGTATCTTAGTTAAAGAAGAAAAGATGGTAGGAGTTGATTACGACCACTGTAAAGGGTGCGGAATCTGTGCCCATGAGTGTCCTACAAATGCCCTTAAGATGAAACCAGAATACCTGTTCCGTGAGGAGGACTAA
- the recR gene encoding recombination mediator RecR, which translates to MIYPENLELLIEYLSEVPGISERAAERVVLLLSKLPEERKRVVINALRELEEVTPCPECGLPSSSGQLCRICTDEERDRKVVCVVEQPRDALSIEKLGEFNGLYHVLGGVISPLEDVSPEDLNIEKLFSRIKEKGIESVIIALNPTVEGEATSKFLLDRLSKMGVKVYRIGYGIPYGGTIDASDELTLRKAFEDKKLISGGE; encoded by the coding sequence TTGATATATCCTGAGAACCTTGAACTCTTAATTGAGTACCTTTCAGAGGTTCCGGGAATTAGTGAGAGGGCAGCTGAAAGGGTTGTTCTCCTACTTTCAAAACTTCCGGAGGAGAGAAAGAGGGTTGTTATAAATGCCCTGAGGGAGCTTGAAGAGGTTACACCTTGTCCAGAGTGTGGTCTTCCCTCTTCTTCAGGTCAACTTTGTAGGATCTGCACTGATGAGGAAAGGGATAGGAAAGTAGTTTGTGTAGTCGAACAGCCAAGGGATGCCCTTTCAATAGAGAAGTTAGGTGAGTTTAACGGACTTTACCACGTTTTGGGGGGGGTCATCTCCCCTTTAGAAGATGTATCTCCTGAAGACCTTAATATAGAAAAGCTCTTTTCAAGAATTAAGGAAAAGGGTATAGAAAGCGTAATAATTGCCCTTAATCCAACAGTTGAGGGGGAAGCAACTTCAAAGTTTCTCCTTGATAGGCTGTCAAAGATGGGTGTGAAGGTTTACAGGATAGGGTACGGAATCCCCTACGGAGGAACTATTGACGCTTCAGATGAGCTTACGCTCAGGAAAGCCTTTGAGGATAAGAAACTCATATCTGGAGGAGAGTAA
- the hflX gene encoding GTPase HflX — MELEKEKVVVIAVKRPKEEIDLEELKGLVEALGGEVVGEVVQKRASFSPSTYIGKGKLKEADLSKATLLVAYHPLSASQKRNIEELTGLPVIDRTEVILEIFARRAKTKEAKLQVELAKSYYQLSHLRGFGKELSRLGGGVGTRGPGETKSEVEARAIRRKIHKLRKELNEVLKRQDLMRGSRRKRGFKTIAVVGYTNVGKSTLVKALTKKDVFIKDMPFATLDVKTGSLFLDGRQVLISDTVGFIKNLPHELVASFRATLSEVREADLLLIVFDISSDKVEEELRSVEETLKKLKSWDKPKIFVANKVDKLVRSPQEAKELYHRIAGVIPEDTPVVFVSATKGWGLKELKEEIKRRI; from the coding sequence ATGGAGCTAGAGAAAGAAAAAGTTGTAGTAATAGCTGTAAAGAGACCAAAGGAAGAAATTGACCTAGAGGAACTAAAAGGACTTGTGGAAGCACTGGGAGGAGAGGTCGTAGGTGAGGTAGTTCAAAAGAGGGCTTCCTTTTCACCTTCAACTTACATAGGGAAGGGAAAACTTAAAGAGGCAGACCTTTCAAAGGCAACTCTCCTTGTTGCCTACCACCCTCTAAGTGCTTCACAGAAGAGGAATATTGAGGAACTAACCGGCCTACCGGTAATAGACAGGACAGAGGTAATCCTTGAAATATTTGCAAGGAGGGCAAAAACAAAGGAGGCAAAGCTCCAGGTTGAACTAGCAAAGAGCTACTACCAGCTTTCCCACCTTAGGGGGTTCGGTAAGGAACTTTCAAGGTTAGGAGGAGGAGTTGGAACGAGAGGTCCAGGAGAGACAAAGAGTGAAGTTGAAGCCAGGGCTATAAGGAGGAAGATCCACAAGCTTAGGAAGGAGCTCAACGAGGTCTTAAAGAGACAGGATTTAATGAGAGGTTCCAGAAGGAAGAGAGGTTTTAAGACGATAGCAGTTGTAGGCTATACAAACGTTGGAAAGTCCACGCTAGTAAAAGCCCTTACTAAAAAGGACGTCTTTATAAAGGACATGCCCTTTGCAACCCTTGACGTAAAAACTGGTAGCCTCTTCCTTGACGGAAGGCAGGTTTTAATCTCCGACACTGTAGGTTTTATAAAGAACCTTCCCCACGAGCTGGTCGCCTCCTTTAGGGCTACCTTAAGCGAAGTAAGAGAAGCCGACCTCCTACTAATAGTCTTTGATATATCCTCTGATAAAGTTGAGGAAGAGCTCCGTTCAGTTGAAGAAACCCTAAAGAAGTTAAAGAGCTGGGATAAGCCCAAGATCTTCGTGGCAAATAAGGTTGATAAGCTCGTAAGGAGCCCCCAAGAGGCAAAGGAACTCTACCACAGAATTGCCGGCGTAATTCCGGAAGATACTCCCGTCGTCTTCGTTTCAGCGACTAAAGGCTGGGGGCTAAAAGAGCTCAAAGAGGAAATAAAAAGGAGGATTTAG
- the rpoZ gene encoding DNA-directed RNA polymerase subunit omega, with the protein MAKRIPLEPIVNKVGNYYETVHVAAKRARYLYTTDSYTFGVDEKGEEHKKTVIALLEILDGKICPKREK; encoded by the coding sequence ATGGCCAAGAGGATACCTTTAGAGCCGATAGTTAATAAGGTCGGGAACTACTACGAGACAGTTCACGTTGCTGCAAAGAGGGCAAGATACCTCTACACAACCGACTCCTACACATTCGGAGTTGATGAGAAAGGAGAGGAACACAAGAAAACTGTTATAGCTCTCCTTGAAATCCTAGATGGGAAAATCTGCCCAAAGAGAGAAAAGTAA
- a CDS encoding (Fe-S)-binding protein, protein MEKREIAGISEELLQKCVRCGSCRQVCPVFNVTHEEPSVARGKIFLADMVNKGKVELDKEIAGFFNLCTTCLRCAEICPVMVDYEKIIISARALAAKKVGINPEKELAIKFFSNRKLLETTGKIASPFTKLFTKKSRSPGNRLLPVKVPKLGKVLLPEIKSKPFNSKDKIFPARGKEKGKVLFFTGCMFNNFYTETAENTVKVLNILGYTVIVPREQYCCGAPAFFAGDLETFEKMKEKNLKGLSSLKVDFCVTACATCGHVLKKEYGELLFPVRELVEVLFENIEEIGKWKYPERVKVTWHHPCHIVRGQKIPRSYPIDVLKVLQNVEFIPMEEADNCCGMGGSFKLSHPEISKEIQIKKAKNTDKTDAKFVLTECPGCVMNIAEGLERINSQVKSLHISDLLAECIK, encoded by the coding sequence ATGGAAAAAAGGGAAATAGCCGGAATAAGTGAAGAACTCCTTCAAAAGTGTGTAAGGTGTGGTTCCTGCAGACAGGTCTGCCCCGTCTTTAATGTTACCCACGAAGAGCCCTCCGTAGCAAGGGGAAAGATCTTCTTAGCAGATATGGTTAATAAGGGAAAGGTGGAACTAGATAAAGAGATTGCAGGCTTCTTTAACCTGTGTACAACATGCTTAAGGTGTGCGGAGATTTGTCCAGTAATGGTTGATTATGAAAAGATAATAATATCTGCAAGAGCTCTTGCTGCTAAAAAGGTTGGAATAAACCCCGAAAAGGAATTAGCCATAAAGTTCTTCTCAAACAGGAAGCTACTTGAAACTACTGGGAAAATCGCCTCTCCCTTTACCAAGCTCTTCACTAAGAAATCAAGAAGTCCCGGTAATAGGCTCTTACCCGTTAAAGTTCCAAAACTTGGAAAGGTTCTCCTTCCAGAGATCAAGTCAAAGCCGTTTAACAGTAAAGACAAAATCTTTCCAGCTAGGGGAAAGGAAAAGGGTAAGGTCCTCTTCTTTACAGGGTGTATGTTTAACAACTTCTACACAGAAACGGCTGAAAACACTGTAAAGGTCCTAAATATACTGGGATACACTGTAATAGTACCAAGGGAGCAGTACTGCTGTGGAGCTCCAGCCTTCTTTGCTGGAGACCTTGAAACTTTTGAAAAAATGAAAGAGAAAAACTTAAAAGGACTCTCAAGCTTAAAAGTTGACTTCTGCGTTACAGCCTGTGCAACCTGCGGTCACGTCCTAAAGAAGGAGTACGGGGAACTCCTGTTTCCAGTAAGGGAGCTCGTAGAGGTTCTCTTTGAAAACATTGAAGAGATTGGTAAGTGGAAGTACCCAGAGAGGGTAAAAGTAACCTGGCACCACCCGTGCCACATAGTAAGAGGACAGAAGATTCCAAGAAGCTACCCTATAGACGTTTTGAAAGTTCTCCAAAACGTAGAGTTTATTCCCATGGAGGAAGCTGATAACTGTTGCGGAATGGGAGGTTCATTTAAGCTTTCACATCCAGAAATCTCCAAGGAAATTCAGATAAAGAAGGCAAAGAATACGGACAAGACCGACGCAAAGTTTGTTCTTACAGAATGCCCCGGCTGTGTTATGAACATAGCTGAAGGTCTAGAGAGAATTAACTCTCAGGTTAAATCCCTCCACATAAGCGATCTTCTTGCAGAGTGCATTAAATAG
- a CDS encoding YicC/YloC family endoribonuclease, with protein MTGFGRAVAEDEKIRITVEIKSVNGKNLRVRFNIPRLFNPLINQINSEVEKVLKRGDVDLNVSYRFSPGFQVPIEINYAEAIKIIEVARRLSALSNSKVSVNLKDVLSFPEVLIKDELNPEPFKETLFKALREALEELDRARRSEGEKLKVYFEERLKNIEETLSQIERELPQIKEKLFKKLKENLKKLLEGEELSQDFTKRVELEVAFLAERQDVSEEVSRLKAHIKRFRELLKVEDEPVGKTLDFLCQEMHREINTLGNKVKEIDVTEPVIKIKSEIAKIKEQVQNVE; from the coding sequence ATGACAGGCTTCGGAAGGGCAGTAGCAGAAGATGAGAAAATACGCATAACCGTTGAAATAAAAAGCGTTAACGGGAAGAATTTAAGAGTCAGGTTTAACATCCCAAGGCTCTTTAACCCTCTAATAAACCAGATAAACTCTGAGGTAGAAAAGGTTTTGAAGAGGGGAGACGTTGACCTCAACGTAAGCTACCGCTTTTCCCCCGGATTTCAGGTTCCGATTGAGATAAACTACGCTGAAGCCATCAAGATTATAGAAGTTGCAAGGAGGCTTTCTGCCCTCTCAAACTCCAAAGTTTCAGTAAACTTAAAGGACGTCCTTTCATTTCCAGAAGTCCTAATAAAGGACGAGCTAAACCCTGAACCCTTTAAGGAAACCTTATTTAAAGCACTCCGGGAAGCCCTAGAGGAACTTGATAGAGCAAGGAGAAGCGAAGGAGAGAAACTAAAGGTCTACTTTGAAGAGAGGCTTAAAAACATTGAGGAAACTCTGAGTCAAATTGAAAGGGAACTTCCCCAGATAAAGGAGAAGCTCTTTAAAAAGTTAAAGGAAAACCTAAAGAAGTTACTTGAAGGTGAGGAGTTAAGTCAGGACTTTACAAAGAGAGTTGAGCTTGAAGTCGCGTTCCTTGCAGAGAGGCAGGACGTATCAGAGGAGGTATCAAGGCTAAAGGCCCACATAAAGAGGTTTAGGGAGCTCCTAAAAGTTGAAGACGAACCTGTAGGAAAGACTCTTGACTTCCTCTGCCAGGAGATGCACAGGGAGATAAACACTCTCGGGAATAAAGTTAAGGAGATTGACGTTACAGAACCGGTTATAAAGATAAAGTCTGAAATTGCAAAGATAAAGGAGCAGGTCCAAAATGTTGAGTAG
- a CDS encoding tetratricopeptide repeat protein → MKKGFQERKEELRDILRKAEKLIELKSFKRAVEELERVKFRDVDYYLLLAQAYEGLGNHEKAESYLEEARFLDTELRSRELLQRGITLASMRNFKAAEKELLESLKLNPFEKETYLELYRLYRETNNHKKMVKTLEELITLEPYMAFPYLELAKHYLLRRRFSKAADVLREASERIESPEIHYELGKVYAEWGKTEEAKEELRKACRLDFKNVEYRQKLAEVLVSEEEYEEALDVVLGTLELYPEAVYVLQSAGALYDMLGNEELAEYYYRKAVSVSEGFMKEDAQKLLAEFFVEKGRYDQAEEILWDLLKNTDNFWVLMDAFSELAVILIEQERYSDIVRAGKEVLENPEISDEEFGEVGEIVADALFEEGKVEEALDFYNQVLEVSTDQKLIKRVKEKVDEIKEIKELEKLL, encoded by the coding sequence GTGAAAAAAGGTTTTCAGGAGAGGAAAGAGGAGCTTAGAGACATTCTCAGGAAAGCTGAAAAATTGATTGAACTTAAAAGCTTTAAGAGGGCAGTTGAAGAGCTGGAGAGGGTTAAATTCAGGGATGTTGACTACTACCTTCTCCTTGCTCAGGCCTATGAGGGTTTAGGTAACCACGAGAAGGCTGAGAGTTACTTAGAGGAGGCCCGCTTCCTTGATACTGAACTCCGTTCTAGGGAGCTCCTTCAAAGGGGTATTACGCTGGCCTCCATGAGGAACTTTAAGGCTGCGGAGAAGGAGCTCCTTGAGAGCTTAAAGCTCAATCCTTTTGAGAAGGAAACCTATTTGGAGCTCTACCGCCTCTACAGGGAAACTAACAACCACAAGAAGATGGTAAAGACCCTTGAGGAGCTCATTACTTTAGAGCCTTACATGGCCTTCCCTTACCTTGAGCTTGCAAAGCACTACTTATTAAGGAGGCGCTTCAGTAAGGCGGCAGATGTTCTAAGGGAGGCCTCTGAGAGGATTGAAAGCCCAGAAATCCACTATGAGCTTGGGAAGGTCTATGCCGAGTGGGGTAAGACCGAGGAGGCCAAAGAGGAGCTCAGGAAGGCCTGCAGGCTTGACTTTAAGAACGTTGAGTACAGGCAGAAGTTGGCAGAAGTTTTGGTAAGTGAGGAGGAGTACGAAGAGGCTCTAGATGTAGTTCTTGGAACTTTGGAGCTCTACCCGGAGGCTGTTTACGTCCTTCAGAGTGCCGGAGCTCTCTACGATATGCTCGGAAATGAAGAGCTTGCAGAGTACTACTACAGGAAGGCTGTTTCGGTCTCTGAAGGTTTTATGAAGGAGGACGCTCAAAAGCTCCTTGCCGAGTTCTTTGTTGAGAAAGGAAGGTACGACCAGGCTGAGGAGATCCTCTGGGACCTCCTTAAGAATACCGATAACTTCTGGGTTCTCATGGATGCCTTCTCTGAGCTTGCAGTTATCCTAATTGAGCAGGAGAGGTATTCAGATATAGTTAGGGCAGGAAAGGAGGTCCTTGAAAACCCTGAGATTAGCGATGAGGAGTTTGGGGAAGTCGGAGAGATAGTTGCAGATGCTCTCTTTGAGGAAGGCAAAGTAGAGGAAGCTTTAGACTTTTACAACCAGGTCCTTGAAGTTTCAACTGACCAGAAACTCATTAAGAGGGTAAAAGAGAAGGTTGATGAGATTAAGGAGATAAAGGAGCTTGAGAAGCTCCTCTAA
- a CDS encoding 2-oxoacid:acceptor oxidoreductase family protein codes for MIEIRWHARGGQGAVTASKMLASAVIKEGKYAQSNPDYGAERSGAPLRAYNRVSEEPITLHCMVINPDIVVVVDPTLLKAVPFLEGTDESATLIINTDKTPSEIREKYGIQGRKIYTVDATKIAMEELKRPLMNVPMLGALVKVLGSIVKVETVEEEIKKTFGKKLSENALNANVRALYRAYEEVQSE; via the coding sequence ATGATAGAAATTAGATGGCACGCCCGTGGAGGTCAGGGTGCCGTTACGGCATCAAAGATGTTGGCTTCTGCTGTAATTAAGGAAGGTAAGTATGCCCAAAGTAACCCAGATTACGGAGCTGAGAGGAGTGGAGCTCCGCTGAGGGCCTACAACAGGGTTTCTGAAGAACCTATAACACTTCACTGTATGGTCATCAATCCGGATATAGTTGTAGTAGTTGACCCAACTCTCCTTAAGGCAGTTCCCTTCTTAGAAGGAACTGATGAGAGTGCGACTTTAATTATCAACACTGATAAGACGCCTAGCGAGATAAGGGAGAAGTACGGCATTCAGGGAAGGAAGATCTACACGGTAGATGCCACAAAGATCGCTATGGAGGAGCTTAAGAGACCTCTAATGAACGTTCCCATGCTTGGAGCTCTGGTTAAGGTTCTTGGCAGTATTGTAAAGGTTGAAACGGTTGAGGAGGAAATTAAAAAGACCTTTGGTAAGAAACTCTCTGAAAATGCCCTTAATGCAAACGTAAGGGCTCTATACAGAGCTTACGAGGAGGTACAGTCAGAATGA
- the gmk gene encoding guanylate kinase yields MLSRERGLLIVISAPSGTGKTTLTRMLLKEFPNIEFSISFTTRKPRPGEVNGKDYWFISREEFLKRIEEGDFLEWAEVYGNLYGTSKSQVLKALNEGKDVLLDIDTQGALQVKKNFPEAVLIFILPPSLEELERRLRNRGTDPEEVIEKRLKVAREEIKRAKFYDYIVVNDVLEVAYNKLKSIISAEKCKTKRFLKNLEFHIKDEEIVKLLKGGKNGQEDTFRADS; encoded by the coding sequence ATGTTGAGTAGAGAAAGGGGACTTTTGATAGTAATCTCAGCCCCTTCTGGAACGGGCAAAACTACCCTCACTCGCATGCTTTTAAAAGAGTTTCCGAACATAGAGTTCTCCATTTCATTTACAACGAGGAAGCCAAGGCCTGGAGAGGTAAACGGGAAGGACTACTGGTTCATTTCAAGGGAGGAGTTCTTAAAAAGGATAGAAGAAGGGGACTTCCTTGAGTGGGCTGAAGTTTATGGAAACCTCTACGGGACGAGCAAAAGTCAGGTTCTAAAGGCTCTAAACGAGGGAAAGGACGTCCTCCTTGACATAGATACTCAGGGAGCCCTTCAAGTTAAGAAAAACTTCCCTGAAGCAGTCTTAATCTTTATACTTCCCCCATCCTTAGAGGAACTTGAAAGGAGACTTAGGAATAGGGGAACAGACCCGGAAGAGGTCATAGAAAAAAGGTTAAAGGTAGCAAGGGAAGAGATTAAGAGAGCTAAGTTTTACGATTACATAGTTGTAAATGACGTATTAGAAGTTGCCTATAATAAGTTAAAGTCTATCATTAGTGCTGAAAAGTGTAAAACTAAGAGGTTCCTTAAAAACCTTGAGTTCCACATAAAGGATGAAGAAATAGTTAAACTGCTGAAAGGAGGAAAGAATGGCCAAGAGGATACCTTTAGAGCCGATAGTTAA
- a CDS encoding dihydroorotate dehydrogenase electron transfer subunit, producing MGLKVVENRHLKGNDYLLTVKSDGETVKRIKPGQFAMIQVRTKLQFDPLLRRPLGIFNVEEDKVSFIYRVYGRGTKLLSQIEPGEEIEVLMPLGNWIPDTKDNYLFIAGGIGIGGLFLAAKEFKERGKNVFLLYGERSKKTLSALEFIEEYGINFKVYTEDGSFGEEGFVTKGLHLFKDFTWVACGPTPMLRAVKEIAKENGVECFLSLDRRMACGVGACLGCTVKTTKGYKRCCVEGPIFPAEEVLF from the coding sequence ATGGGACTTAAAGTAGTTGAAAACAGACACCTTAAAGGGAACGACTACTTACTAACGGTCAAATCAGACGGGGAAACCGTTAAGAGGATAAAACCTGGCCAGTTTGCAATGATCCAGGTTAGAACAAAACTTCAGTTTGACCCCCTTCTGAGAAGGCCTTTAGGCATTTTTAACGTTGAAGAAGACAAAGTCTCCTTCATATACAGGGTTTACGGAAGGGGAACGAAACTACTAAGCCAGATTGAACCGGGAGAAGAGATAGAAGTACTAATGCCCCTGGGAAACTGGATCCCGGACACTAAGGATAACTATCTCTTCATAGCCGGTGGAATAGGAATAGGAGGCCTCTTCTTAGCTGCAAAGGAATTTAAAGAAAGGGGTAAAAACGTTTTTCTCCTATACGGGGAGAGGTCTAAGAAGACCCTCTCAGCCCTTGAGTTCATTGAAGAGTACGGGATTAACTTTAAGGTCTACACTGAAGACGGCTCCTTTGGAGAGGAAGGATTTGTTACAAAGGGACTTCACTTGTTTAAAGATTTTACATGGGTAGCTTGCGGACCAACCCCCATGCTAAGGGCGGTTAAGGAAATAGCTAAGGAGAACGGTGTAGAGTGCTTCCTCTCACTTGATAGAAGAATGGCCTGCGGAGTTGGAGCCTGTCTCGGGTGTACAGTTAAGACGACTAAAGGTTATAAAAGGTGCTGCGTTGAAGGGCCGATTTTCCCTGCAGAAGAGGTTTTATTTTAA
- a CDS encoding peptidylprolyl isomerase, translating into MLSKIRKNLRAFSFPLWIVAASFIGTIFLVWGKGSVSGPSGNEVATVNGEGITLTEFNREYQNTVTSLKKKLGDNFRKFVKEDDIKKITLNRLITRKLLLQLAEEEGLKVSDWAVAKYIEEIPAFQENGKFSLELYKKFLESRRMTPQTFEDMVREDLLIQKVLTAVNRAPSVSQFEIKELYRKVFGKRNFKYKLFLSKDFKPQVSQKEIEEFYKNNREIFKKGERESYYVLKFPKTKEGEERARKAYKLAKEGKFKELMEMKPQPLKDKELIEKVKEKGFSFRSQENGLELAFKLKEEQYKSLNEVRGEIERALREQKALEMAKKEAETFKGELNEETGKVDVSELVKKLKLLPTTNPEELLNAKVGKKLILPVEGGFAVLVPTTEPEVNEFEEDKLKRLKEFVLNVKRDSDYQNLLNLLRQKATIKVNQSLFRSVQ; encoded by the coding sequence ATGCTTTCAAAAATTAGGAAGAACTTAAGGGCCTTTAGCTTTCCCCTGTGGATTGTAGCAGCCTCATTTATAGGAACCATCTTCTTAGTGTGGGGAAAAGGGTCTGTTTCAGGCCCTTCAGGTAACGAAGTTGCAACGGTTAACGGTGAAGGAATTACACTTACCGAGTTTAACAGGGAATACCAGAACACCGTCACCTCACTTAAGAAGAAGTTAGGAGACAACTTCAGGAAGTTCGTTAAGGAAGACGACATTAAGAAAATAACACTGAACAGACTTATCACTAGGAAACTCCTACTCCAGCTTGCAGAGGAAGAAGGTTTAAAAGTTAGCGACTGGGCTGTTGCAAAGTACATTGAGGAAATCCCGGCGTTCCAGGAAAATGGAAAGTTCTCACTTGAGCTCTACAAGAAGTTCTTAGAGTCAAGACGTATGACCCCTCAAACCTTTGAGGATATGGTTAGGGAGGACTTACTGATTCAGAAAGTCCTTACAGCCGTTAATAGGGCTCCATCTGTAAGCCAGTTTGAGATTAAAGAGCTCTACAGGAAAGTATTTGGAAAGAGGAACTTCAAGTATAAACTGTTCTTGAGCAAGGACTTTAAGCCGCAAGTTTCCCAGAAGGAGATTGAGGAATTTTACAAAAACAACAGGGAAATCTTTAAGAAAGGAGAGAGGGAAAGCTACTACGTCTTAAAGTTTCCAAAGACTAAAGAAGGAGAGGAAAGGGCGAGAAAGGCCTACAAATTGGCAAAAGAGGGCAAGTTCAAGGAGCTAATGGAAATGAAACCTCAGCCCCTCAAGGATAAGGAGCTCATAGAGAAAGTTAAAGAAAAGGGATTCTCTTTTCGCTCACAGGAAAATGGCCTGGAGCTGGCCTTTAAATTAAAGGAGGAACAGTATAAAAGCCTTAACGAAGTTAGAGGGGAAATAGAGAGGGCACTAAGGGAGCAGAAAGCCCTTGAGATGGCAAAAAAGGAGGCAGAAACTTTTAAAGGAGAGTTAAATGAGGAAACTGGGAAAGTTGACGTATCAGAGCTCGTTAAGAAGTTAAAGCTCCTTCCAACTACAAACCCTGAAGAGCTCCTTAATGCAAAGGTAGGAAAGAAGTTAATCCTTCCGGTTGAAGGGGGATTTGCAGTTTTAGTTCCAACTACCGAGCCTGAAGTCAATGAGTTTGAAGAGGATAAACTGAAGAGGTTAAAGGAGTTTGTCCTCAACGTAAAGAGAGATAGTGACTACCAGAACCTACTAAACCTACTTAGGCAGAAGGCAACCATTAAAGTTAACCAATCCCTCTTTAGGAGTGTCCAGTGA
- a CDS encoding YbaB/EbfC family nucleoid-associated protein: protein MFRGGNINQLMKMAKQLQQQAAKLKEEIESREFVGTAGGGAVKVVAKGSGEIVSVEISPELLNPEEKEMVQDLIVVAANQALKEGRETLAKEMERLTGGLGIDLGGLF, encoded by the coding sequence ATGTTCAGAGGTGGAAATATAAACCAGCTCATGAAAATGGCTAAGCAGCTTCAACAGCAAGCTGCAAAACTGAAAGAGGAGATTGAGAGTAGGGAGTTTGTAGGAACTGCCGGCGGTGGAGCTGTAAAGGTTGTTGCAAAGGGTTCAGGAGAGATAGTCTCGGTTGAAATCTCTCCAGAGCTTTTAAACCCTGAAGAGAAGGAGATGGTTCAGGATTTAATAGTAGTTGCAGCCAATCAGGCCCTCAAAGAGGGTAGGGAGACTTTAGCTAAGGAGATGGAGAGGTTAACGGGTGGCCTTGGAATAGACCTTGGAGGTCTGTTTTGA